ACCGGCCCCGCCGCCGACCGCCGAGCCGCTCGCGCAGGTCGAGGACGCAGCGCTCACCGGGCGCTTCGGCCGCCTGGTGAAGTTCTACGAACGCTGGCTGCGCTTCGCGCTGGCGCGTCCGGGCGTGCTGGCCTTGCTCGCCGGGCTTCTGGTGGTGGCGTCGCTCGGCTGCTACAAGGCCCTGGGCACCGACCTGCTGCCGACGATGGACGAGGGCGGCTTCATCGTGGATTACATCATGCCCGCGGGCAGCTCGCTGGAGGAGACCGACCGTGTGGTCGGCCACATGGAGCGGATCCTGCGCGCCATGCCGGAGGTGGAGAGCACCTCGCGGCGCACCGGGCTGCAACTGGGACTGGCGGCGGTGACCGAGGCCAACACCGGCGACATTTCGGTCAAACTCAAGCCGGGGCGGCGCCGCGACATCGACGAGATCATGGCTGACGCCCGCGCCCAGATCGCCCAGCAGGAACCGGCGGTGGACGTGGAGTTCATCCAGGTGCTGCAGGACATGATCGGCGACCTGACCGGCGCTCCCGAGCCCATCCAGGTGAAGCTCTTCTCCACCGACCCGGAATTGCTGCGGCAGTGGGCGCCGCAGGTAGGCGAGGCGCTGCGCAAGGTCCCGCACGTGGTGGACGTGCTGGACGGCATCGAGAACTCCATCAGCGGCCCCGCCGTGGTCTTCCAGGTGGACCCGGTACTGGCGGCGCGCGCCGGCTTCACCCCCGAGGAGGTGGCCACCGACGCCTCCGCCATCCTGCAGGGCGAGCCCGCGGCCAATCCGGTGGTGGCCAACGACCGCGCCTACACCATCCGCGTGCGCTTTCCCGCCGCCAACCGCGCCTCACTCGAGGCCATGAAGAACACGCTGCTCAACAGCAGCAGCGGCACCACCGCCACCCTGGGCTCGCTGGCGCAGTTGAGCGAATTGCCGGGACAGACCGAGGTGCGGCGCGAGAACCTGCAGCGCGACGTGGCCGTCACCGCCCGCCTGGAAGGCCTCGACCTGGGCAGTGGCATGGCCGCGGCGCAGAAGGTGGTGGCCGGGATGAAGCTGCCCGCCGGCATCCGCGTGGTCTACGGCGGGACCTACGAGGAGCAGCAGCGCTCCTTCCACGACCTGATGGTGGTGCTGCTGCTGGCGGTGGTGCTGGTCTTCCTGGTGCTGCTGATGGAGTTCCGCAGCTTCGCCGCGCCCGTGGCCATCCTCTCCTCGGCGCTGCTTTCCACCTCGGGCGTGGTCCTGGCGCTGCTCCTCACCCGCACCAGCTTCAACATCGCCTCCTTCATGGGCCTGATCATGGTGGTGGGCATCGTGGCCAAGAACGGGATCCTGCTGCTGGATGCGGAGCAGAAGTACCGCGGGGAAGGCCTGAGCGCCGCCGAGGCCATCCTGCAGGCGGGGCGGCGGCGCCTGCGCCCCATCGTGATGACCGCGCTGGCCACGGTGGCGGGCATGCTGCCCCTGGCGCTGGGCCTGGGCGCGGGCTCCGAGATGCTGAAGCCCCTGGCCATCGCCGTCATCGGCGGCATCCTCGTCTCCATGGCGCTCTCGCTGGTCATCACCCCGGCCGTGCACTTCTATATGAGCGGGCATGCTTCCGGGGGAGGGTCGTGAGGTTCTGGCGCGCCCCGCTCGTATATACTTGCGGGTTTTCCGGGGTTCCGGGAGCAAGGAGGAAAGCATGGCTCTGCGTGGATGGCGCCGGCGGCTGCCCATGTTGGCGATACTCGCTGTCTTCCCGATGATGCTGGCGGCGCAAGCGGCGCCCCCGCCAGGGCAACAGCCGCTCACGGCCATGCCTTCGGTGATCACGGTGCCGCCGGAGGCCCAGCCTTCTCCGAACTTCAACGCGGAAGCCGCCACTCGTGCCTACCTGGCGGAGATCCCGGCCGAGAGCAAAGCCCGCTCCGACGCCTACTTCGAGGGCGGATACTGGCTGATCCTGTGGGACTTCCTCTACGGCGCCGTCATCGCGCTGCTGCTGCTGAACCTGCGCTGGTCGGCGCGCATGCGTAACCTGGCCGAGCGCATCACCCGCTTCAAGCCGCTGCAGACGGCGCTGTACTGGTTCCAGTACCTGCTGGTCGCCACCGTGCTGGGCTTCCCGCTGACCGTGTACGAAGGCTACTCCCGCGAGCACAAGTACGGGCTGGCCACGCAGAGCTTCGGCCCCTGGGTGGGCGACCAGGTCAAGGGCTTGCTGGTGGGGCTGGTGATGGGCGGCATCCTGGTCATGCTGCTGTTCGGGGTGGTGCGGCGTTTCCCGCGGCGCTGGCCGGTGCTGGGCGCGGTGGTGAGCATGGTGTTCCTCGTATTCCTGGTCCTGATCGGCCCCGTCTTCCTGCAGCCCATCTTCTACCATCCCAAGCGGCTCGAGGACCCCAGGATCACGCAGCCCATCCTGAGCCTGGCGCGGGCCAACGGCATCCCCGTGCGCGACGTCTATGAGATCGACGAATCCACCAAGTCCACCCGCATGAGCGCCAACGTGAGCGGCTTCGGGAACACCATGCGCATCACCCTCAACGACAACCTCCTGCACCGCGGCTCGCCGGAGGAGATCCAGGCGGTGATGGGGCACGAGATGGGCCACTACGTACTCGACCACATCTACAACGGCATGCTGTTCCTCAGCGTGATGGCGGTGATCTTCTTCGCCTACCTGGCCTGGTCGCTGCAGTGGGCGCTGCAGCGCTGGGGCGAGAAGTGGCAGATCCGGGGGGTGG
This window of the Terriglobales bacterium genome carries:
- a CDS encoding M48 family metallopeptidase gives rise to the protein MALRGWRRRLPMLAILAVFPMMLAAQAAPPPGQQPLTAMPSVITVPPEAQPSPNFNAEAATRAYLAEIPAESKARSDAYFEGGYWLILWDFLYGAVIALLLLNLRWSARMRNLAERITRFKPLQTALYWFQYLLVATVLGFPLTVYEGYSREHKYGLATQSFGPWVGDQVKGLLVGLVMGGILVMLLFGVVRRFPRRWPVLGAVVSMVFLVFLVLIGPVFLQPIFYHPKRLEDPRITQPILSLARANGIPVRDVYEIDESTKSTRMSANVSGFGNTMRITLNDNLLHRGSPEEIQAVMGHEMGHYVLDHIYNGMLFLSVMAVIFFAYLAWSLQWALQRWGEKWQIRGVGDTAVLPLVVLLGSLYFFVLTPVFNTFTRTQEHEADMYGLNASRQPDGFAQAAIHLGEYRKMEPGQVEEWIFYDHPSGRRRIHDAMEWKAENLKLMETQPGSGPATPGSSRPSPQ
- a CDS encoding efflux RND transporter permease subunit, whose protein sequence is MGLRSFFHPGPGPSEAEQSTYWFTRHAKSILFLIVTLAAVGGYLAFTLPVAVFPSTDFPRIVIGVDNGVMPIDQMMVTVTRPIEEAVNSVPGLQAVRSITSRGSAEVDLFFDWNVDMVQTLQLVDAALSRAQSELPATARIESHRLTFASFPILGYSLTSDRVPPTQLWELATYEIKPRLNRLDGVATVLVQGGQVPEFQITPDPAKLLQASVTVPDILEAIRRTNLIESPGLLERNHQLYLGLVNGQVQDPAQIGNIVIKSTPAGVPIRIGDVARVAPAVKPVYTIVTANGKPAVLLSINRQPLSNTLTVANEVHDEVDAIRAALPPGIELKPFYDQSEIVSQSIGSVRDAILIGLILACIIMVVFLRDWGTSIVAGLVIPVTLLVTVIVLRVLGQSFNLMTLGGLAAAVGLVIDDAIVVVENIVLHRDTGQGRLEAIRSGLREITVPLVGSTLTPIVVFLPLITITGVTGVFFRALAVTMSAALLTSLALALTWTPNLSQYLIREPKAAADPPAPPPTAEPLAQVEDAALTGRFGRLVKFYERWLRFALARPGVLALLAGLLVVASLGCYKALGTDLLPTMDEGGFIVDYIMPAGSSLEETDRVVGHMERILRAMPEVESTSRRTGLQLGLAAVTEANTGDISVKLKPGRRRDIDEIMADARAQIAQQEPAVDVEFIQVLQDMIGDLTGAPEPIQVKLFSTDPELLRQWAPQVGEALRKVPHVVDVLDGIENSISGPAVVFQVDPVLAARAGFTPEEVATDASAILQGEPAANPVVANDRAYTIRVRFPAANRASLEAMKNTLLNSSSGTTATLGSLAQLSELPGQTEVRRENLQRDVAVTARLEGLDLGSGMAAAQKVVAGMKLPAGIRVVYGGTYEEQQRSFHDLMVVLLLAVVLVFLVLLMEFRSFAAPVAILSSALLSTSGVVLALLLTRTSFNIASFMGLIMVVGIVAKNGILLLDAEQKYRGEGLSAAEAILQAGRRRLRPIVMTALATVAGMLPLALGLGAGSEMLKPLAIAVIGGILVSMALSLVITPAVHFYMSGHASGGGS